In [Clostridium] cellulosi, one genomic interval encodes:
- a CDS encoding iron-sulfur cluster assembly transcription factor IscR (High confidence in function and specificity): MKISTRGRYALRMMLDLAMHNDEYSPIKMIAERQGISNKYLEQIITVLSRAGYVKSIRGPQGGYKLARPASEYTVGMILRLIEGSLVPVACMEDNPNQCPRSEFCATLEVWKKIDEAVSNVVDNITLEDLVNIQYKKLQDKAKG, translated from the coding sequence ATGAAGATTTCTACCAGAGGCAGATACGCATTACGAATGATGCTTGATTTGGCTATGCATAACGATGAATATTCGCCAATTAAAATGATTGCAGAACGCCAAGGAATTTCAAATAAGTATTTGGAACAGATTATCACAGTATTAAGCAGAGCAGGATATGTCAAAAGCATTCGGGGTCCACAAGGCGGTTATAAGCTTGCCCGGCCAGCCAGTGAATATACGGTAGGTATGATTCTGCGGCTGATTGAGGGCAGCCTTGTTCCTGTAGCTTGTATGGAGGATAATCCTAATCAATGCCCTCGCAGTGAATTCTGCGCAACACTGGAAGTATGGAAAAAAATTGATGAAGCAGTCAGCAATGTAGTCGACAATATTACATTAGAGGATCTCGTAAATATACAGTACAAAAAACTACAGGATAAAGCGAAAGGATAA
- the metN gene encoding Methionine import ATP-binding protein MetN (High confidence in function and specificity), which translates to MPVDKRDDVTDRYIQISDLHKTFHSHGSSLQVLKGINLTVRKGEIFGIIGFSGAGKSTLARCINRLETPDSGSIKVGGVDILSLSKKELLRERKKIGMIFQTFNLFESKNVYRNIAYPLEISGIPKAEIRRRVLETAELVGLSDKLDAYPGGLSGGQKQRVGIARALVNRPELLLSDEATSALDPQTTLQILDLLKEINRATGITILMITHELDAIRYTCERMAVLEDGKITEVGSVREIFSNPHSRTGALFAQVFTEFQQTMEMENGSGI; encoded by the coding sequence ATGCCTGTTGACAAACGCGATGATGTTACAGATAGATATATTCAAATTTCAGATTTACATAAAACATTTCACTCACATGGCAGTTCGCTTCAAGTGCTAAAGGGAATTAATTTAACGGTTCGCAAAGGAGAAATATTTGGGATCATTGGATTCAGCGGAGCGGGGAAGTCCACGCTTGCCAGATGTATAAATCGGCTTGAAACGCCGGATTCAGGCAGTATCAAAGTAGGAGGCGTTGACATTCTCAGCCTTTCAAAAAAGGAACTGCTGCGAGAGAGAAAGAAAATTGGCATGATTTTTCAAACATTTAATCTGTTTGAATCCAAAAACGTATATCGCAACATTGCGTACCCATTGGAAATAAGCGGAATCCCAAAAGCAGAAATTCGGCGAAGAGTCTTGGAAACAGCAGAACTTGTCGGCTTGTCTGATAAGTTGGATGCCTATCCGGGAGGATTATCCGGGGGCCAAAAACAACGTGTGGGGATTGCGCGGGCATTGGTAAATCGTCCGGAACTGTTGCTAAGCGATGAAGCAACCTCTGCGCTTGACCCTCAGACTACTCTGCAAATTCTGGATTTGCTAAAAGAAATCAACCGCGCTACAGGTATCACTATTTTAATGATTACGCACGAATTGGACGCCATTCGATATACTTGCGAGCGAATGGCAGTTCTGGAGGATGGAAAAATCACCGAAGTTGGCTCAGTCCGGGAAATTTTCAGCAATCCCCATAGCCGTACGGGAGCTCTGTTTGCGCAGGTGTTTACAGAGTTTCAGCAAACGATGGAGATGGAAAACGGCAGTGGCATTTAA
- a CDS encoding ABC-type metal ion transport system permease (High confidence in function and specificity) has translation MSLLDTPLWEVIKGSFAPEIWVRLAPAILETLYMTALSSAIMLVFGLLLGILLTVTNPDGLVPMKILYAGSGWLINCLRSLPQMIMIILMIPVARLLFGKSYGTNACIIAIAASCIPMYARIVESSLLEISKGKIEAAKSIGSTNFQIIFRVLLPETLPSLIRGFTVAVIAVISMTALAGMFGAGGIGDIAVRFGYQRFQHDVLFASVYVLIILVQLVQWIGNFTSKQILKKRNLI, from the coding sequence GTGAGCTTGCTGGATACACCGCTTTGGGAAGTAATAAAAGGTTCTTTTGCGCCGGAAATATGGGTGCGGTTGGCGCCGGCTATTTTGGAAACTTTGTATATGACGGCGCTTTCTTCCGCCATAATGCTGGTGTTTGGCCTTTTGCTCGGGATTCTGCTGACTGTAACCAATCCCGATGGGTTGGTACCTATGAAGATTTTGTATGCCGGGTCAGGCTGGCTGATTAATTGCCTGCGATCTCTCCCGCAGATGATTATGATTATTCTCATGATTCCAGTTGCGCGTCTTCTATTCGGGAAATCATATGGCACCAACGCCTGCATAATAGCCATTGCTGCCAGTTGCATTCCCATGTATGCGCGAATTGTGGAAAGCAGTCTGCTTGAAATTTCAAAAGGTAAGATTGAAGCCGCGAAGTCCATTGGCAGTACGAATTTTCAAATCATATTTCGCGTATTGCTGCCTGAAACTTTGCCTTCCTTAATTCGTGGATTTACTGTGGCTGTTATCGCCGTCATTTCGATGACTGCGCTTGCGGGTATGTTTGGAGCCGGAGGTATCGGGGATATCGCGGTGCGTTTTGGCTACCAGCGTTTTCAGCATGACGTTCTGTTTGCGTCGGTTTACGTTTTGATTATTCTTGTCCAACTGGTTCAGTGGATTGGGAATTTTACATCGAAGCAAATCTTGAAAAAGAGAAACCTTATTTGA
- a CDS encoding ABC-type metal ion transport system, periplasmic component/surface antigen (High confidence in function and specificity) has translation MKKHNAGLVILILSLTLGFITGCSNKGATANTSENSSSDQKKVTIKGIADLVPHSELIKYVTPKLAEQGIIVELVATSADTTTNEKLAKGEIDFNYFQHEPYLQEWNKANGYDLVNAGDIHVEPITAYSDKYSSKEDIPDNAVVAVPNDGTNEYRALRILEENGFIKLNAKTANSLSASVSDIEKYLRPIKIVELDSAQIIPTKDDYDFFITNTNKALEAKITSKRLFSEGSDSPYANIIAVRKEDVNNPAIVALVKALQSEDTRKYIEKTYGGAVIPAKLDK, from the coding sequence ATGAAAAAACACAATGCGGGCCTTGTTATCCTTATATTGTCCTTGACATTGGGCTTTATTACCGGGTGCAGCAATAAAGGCGCGACTGCGAACACCAGCGAAAACTCATCATCAGATCAGAAAAAAGTAACGATTAAGGGTATCGCTGACTTGGTTCCTCATTCCGAGCTTATTAAATATGTAACTCCCAAGCTGGCAGAGCAGGGGATTATTGTGGAACTGGTTGCAACGAGCGCAGATACCACCACCAATGAGAAACTTGCAAAAGGGGAAATTGACTTTAACTATTTTCAGCATGAGCCTTATCTTCAGGAATGGAATAAGGCAAATGGGTATGATCTTGTGAATGCGGGAGATATCCATGTAGAGCCAATCACAGCATACTCCGATAAATACAGCTCAAAAGAGGATATTCCAGATAATGCGGTTGTGGCAGTCCCGAACGACGGCACTAACGAATATAGGGCCTTGCGCATTCTTGAAGAAAACGGGTTTATAAAGCTTAATGCTAAAACCGCGAATTCTTTGAGTGCTTCGGTATCGGATATCGAGAAATATCTGCGACCGATAAAGATTGTTGAGCTTGATTCAGCGCAGATTATCCCTACAAAAGACGACTATGATTTCTTTATTACTAATACGAATAAGGCGCTGGAAGCAAAAATTACTTCGAAAAGGCTCTTCAGCGAAGGCAGCGACAGCCCTTATGCGAATATCATCGCCGTTAGGAAAGAAGACGTGAATAATCCAGCCATCGTCGCTTTGGTGAAAGCGCTCCAGTCCGAAGATACCAGAAAGTACATCGAAAAGACTTATGGCGGGGCAGTAATTCCTGCAAAGCTGGATAAATAA
- the metC gene encoding Cystathionine beta-lyase (High confidence in function and specificity), which produces MAHYKHIESAVIHGGIYGDIATGAVNTPIFQTSTFEQDGLGKLRSKWEYSRTGNPTRAALEALIAELEGGSHGFAFSSGMAAIDAVLHLFKSGDSVIISSNVYGGTYRILDKVFKQYGLRYKIVDTTDLTAVENAFTSDVKAMLLESPANPLLTVTDIAAAAEIARKNGALTIVDNTFMTPYLQRPLELGADIVVHSATKYLGGHSDVIAGFVIVKDAELADRLHFIQNSVGAVAGPFDSFLLIRSIKTLAVRMDAHVANAEKLAEALQSNPAVKKLYYPGLKTAQGYEIQKRQAKNGGAIISFELQGNYDINKFFKGLKLIALAESLGGVESLVCHPASMTHASIPKEIRERVGITDTLVRLSVGIEHYDDLHDDLFSAIEGARM; this is translated from the coding sequence TTGGCACACTACAAACATATTGAATCGGCAGTTATTCACGGCGGCATTTATGGAGACATAGCCACCGGAGCGGTAAACACCCCCATTTTCCAAACTTCCACCTTTGAGCAGGACGGTTTGGGCAAGCTGCGCTCAAAGTGGGAATATTCACGAACCGGTAACCCCACGAGAGCGGCTTTGGAGGCTCTGATTGCAGAGTTGGAGGGTGGGTCACATGGTTTTGCTTTTTCTTCCGGTATGGCAGCGATTGATGCAGTCCTTCATCTCTTCAAATCAGGCGACAGCGTTATTATCTCCAGTAACGTGTATGGCGGAACCTATCGTATTCTGGACAAAGTCTTTAAGCAATATGGACTGCGCTATAAGATTGTGGACACGACTGACTTAACAGCGGTCGAAAACGCCTTTACTTCTGACGTAAAAGCTATGCTGCTTGAATCACCGGCCAATCCTCTGCTGACAGTTACGGATATTGCGGCGGCGGCCGAGATAGCGAGAAAAAACGGCGCGCTGACTATAGTGGATAACACCTTTATGACGCCGTATCTCCAGCGCCCCTTGGAGCTTGGTGCGGATATTGTCGTGCACTCAGCGACCAAGTACTTAGGCGGTCACAGTGATGTCATTGCCGGATTTGTCATTGTCAAAGACGCTGAACTCGCAGATAGGCTGCATTTTATTCAAAATTCAGTGGGAGCCGTTGCGGGCCCGTTCGATTCTTTTTTGCTTATCCGCAGCATCAAGACATTGGCGGTGCGCATGGACGCCCATGTAGCCAATGCCGAAAAGCTTGCAGAGGCCTTGCAAAGCAATCCGGCAGTTAAAAAACTCTATTACCCGGGCTTAAAAACTGCACAAGGATACGAAATCCAGAAGCGGCAGGCGAAAAACGGCGGCGCCATAATTTCGTTTGAACTTCAGGGAAATTATGACATAAATAAGTTTTTTAAGGGATTAAAACTGATAGCTCTTGCCGAAAGTTTGGGCGGTGTTGAAAGCCTTGTTTGCCACCCTGCAAGCATGACCCATGCATCTATACCAAAGGAAATTCGAGAAAGGGTCGGTATTACGGACACACTGGTCCGGTTGTCAGTTGGTATTGAACACTACGATGATTTGCATGACGATTTATTTTCTGCAATTGAAGGAGCTCGAATGTGA